Proteins encoded by one window of Filimonas effusa:
- a CDS encoding Crp/Fnr family transcriptional regulator: MSVYAQVSGLTLDQLSCVTTLVKCNEEELLERERDMIQSEFIVVEGVVRGFVLNERGDDLTLSFYQNGNAISPAIMRGVKGRSMYNLQVVSRYATILVFNCLKMERIMSYNTDLQQFGNAVIMFDSLRRVEKEVLLLKEPAKTKLAWFRKTYPGLENQIPHYFIASFLGITPTSLSRVRSKL, encoded by the coding sequence ATGTCGGTATATGCACAGGTGTCCGGGCTAACACTTGACCAATTATCATGTGTAACCACATTGGTTAAATGCAACGAAGAAGAGCTGCTTGAACGCGAGCGCGATATGATCCAGTCGGAATTTATCGTTGTGGAAGGCGTCGTCAGGGGTTTTGTCCTTAATGAAAGGGGGGATGATCTGACGCTGAGTTTCTATCAGAATGGCAATGCTATTTCCCCGGCTATTATGCGTGGGGTGAAAGGGCGCTCTATGTATAACCTGCAGGTTGTCTCCCGCTACGCCACTATTCTGGTATTTAACTGCCTGAAAATGGAAAGGATCATGTCATACAATACAGACCTTCAACAGTTTGGCAATGCTGTGATCATGTTCGATAGCCTGCGGCGCGTTGAAAAAGAAGTGTTGCTGTTAAAAGAGCCCGCGAAAACCAAACTCGCCTGGTTCAGGAAAACCTATCCCGGCCTTGAAAACCAGATACCACATTATTTTATAGCTTCTTTCCTGGGCATAACGCCCACTTCGCTGAGCAGGGTACGTAGTAAACTATAG
- a CDS encoding RagB/SusD family nutrient uptake outer membrane protein translates to MSNKISLSIRGLLPVAVVLFAGACKKDFLDQKLLSAVDEKAVFADSTKSLGAVNNIYANIGLSFNARRFGNTGMDAACDESEPISDPTLYTYRITNGGVNPSNADKAVWTTAYQMIRASNIFLKNKDSIPVTKATKDYWTGQVRFMRAWYTFMLLKHYGGIPLIGDKIFSDNEKIDIARSSYEECVNYIVAELDAAAALLPDFYPVNDINQLRFTRGTALATKARLLLYAASPLFNSGANANDPDHLLSYATADNERWKKAADAARAVIGLGVHGLYTSSATPFYTLFLQNTPQPEHLLVYWQPVTTANNFYIEISANPQSRGTNTGYAGARYFPTQELVDEFDMVNGLRITDPASGYPGIGDNMYKNRDPRLTYTVHYNGALRNMGSLGDQPVNVYTGVVPTGNAAATSANSDGIYTSTGTKTGYFRYKMCNNFGVGGGSELYRPWVLMRYAELLLNAAEAVNEYYGATSEVYDWLKLIRSRAGIQAGSNSLYGLKASMTKEEMREAIRHERRVELAFEEHRYWDVRRWKTAPQTENAETHGMEITRAANGSFSYRTIVVRKHVFTDAMYFWPIPQSEIVKSPSLKQNPGY, encoded by the coding sequence ATGAGCAACAAGATATCTTTATCTATACGGGGGCTGTTGCCGGTTGCAGTGGTCCTCTTTGCCGGAGCCTGTAAAAAGGATTTCCTGGATCAGAAGTTATTATCTGCCGTAGACGAGAAAGCTGTATTTGCCGACAGCACCAAATCACTTGGAGCGGTGAATAACATTTACGCCAATATAGGATTATCGTTCAATGCACGCCGTTTCGGCAATACGGGAATGGATGCCGCCTGCGATGAATCGGAGCCTATCAGCGATCCAACGTTATACACTTACCGGATAACAAATGGCGGCGTGAACCCCAGCAATGCCGATAAAGCCGTATGGACAACAGCCTACCAGATGATAAGAGCTTCGAATATTTTTCTTAAAAACAAAGACAGTATTCCTGTAACCAAAGCTACCAAGGATTACTGGACAGGACAGGTAAGGTTCATGCGCGCCTGGTACACTTTCATGCTGTTAAAACACTACGGAGGCATTCCATTAATAGGCGACAAAATCTTCAGTGATAATGAAAAGATAGATATTGCGCGGAGCTCTTACGAAGAATGTGTCAACTACATCGTTGCAGAGCTGGATGCTGCCGCCGCTTTACTGCCGGACTTCTACCCTGTTAATGACATCAACCAGTTAAGGTTTACCAGGGGAACGGCGCTGGCCACAAAGGCAAGACTATTGTTGTATGCAGCCAGTCCTTTATTCAACAGTGGCGCCAATGCCAACGATCCCGACCATCTTTTATCATATGCCACTGCGGATAACGAAAGATGGAAGAAGGCTGCAGATGCGGCCAGGGCAGTAATAGGTTTGGGCGTACATGGTTTGTACACTTCATCCGCCACACCTTTTTATACTTTATTTCTTCAGAATACACCACAGCCGGAACACCTGCTGGTTTACTGGCAGCCGGTTACTACTGCCAACAACTTTTATATCGAGATAAGTGCGAATCCGCAATCCCGGGGCACCAATACAGGCTATGCAGGAGCCAGGTATTTTCCTACACAGGAATTGGTTGATGAGTTTGACATGGTGAACGGGTTGCGGATCACAGATCCCGCCTCGGGTTACCCGGGCATTGGTGATAATATGTATAAGAACCGTGATCCCCGTTTAACCTATACCGTTCATTACAACGGGGCTTTACGCAATATGGGTTCCCTGGGCGATCAGCCGGTGAATGTTTATACAGGTGTGGTGCCAACAGGTAATGCCGCTGCCACAAGCGCCAATTCAGACGGCATTTATACTTCTACCGGGACCAAGACGGGTTACTTCCGATACAAGATGTGCAACAACTTTGGTGTAGGCGGCGGCAGCGAATTATACCGTCCCTGGGTACTGATGCGGTATGCCGAGCTGTTATTGAATGCAGCAGAGGCTGTAAATGAGTATTATGGCGCCACTTCGGAAGTGTACGACTGGCTGAAGCTGATACGCAGCAGGGCTGGTATACAGGCTGGTTCGAACAGTCTCTATGGTCTCAAGGCTAGTATGACCAAAGAAGAAATGCGGGAAGCCATCCGTCATGAACGCCGTGTTGAGCTGGCATTTGAAGAACACCGGTATTGGGATGTACGCCGCTGGAAAACAGCTCCGCAAACGGAGAATGCGGAAACACATGGTATGGAAATTACCAGGGCTGCCAACGGCAGTTTCTCTTACCGAACGATAGTAGTAAGAAAACATGTATTTACCGATGCCATGTATTTCTGGCCTATACCACAAAGCGAGATTGTAAAATCGCCTTCCTTGAAACAAAATCCTGGTTATTAA
- a CDS encoding CHRD domain-containing protein: protein MKKKLTIFLTASILLAAVGMETACTKGGTLTTITGSRYTITAAASAKQLVPAIDTSSTGSLTGLYDEDANIFTYTLSWNDLWKDSRKDTITSISFYGPANAGANGQLVRTLPFVNPNKAGSINLGLSGNNGLKGNEINDFLAGTYYFTVNTKRYGTGIIRGQLSVQKQ, encoded by the coding sequence ATGAAAAAGAAGCTCACTATTTTTTTAACAGCCAGCATCCTATTAGCCGCAGTCGGCATGGAAACAGCCTGTACCAAGGGAGGAACGCTTACTACCATTACCGGCAGCCGCTATACCATAACTGCAGCCGCAAGCGCCAAACAACTGGTACCTGCTATAGACACTAGTTCTACCGGCAGCTTAACAGGACTGTATGACGAGGATGCCAATATATTCACGTATACACTTAGCTGGAATGATTTGTGGAAAGACAGCCGGAAGGATACGATTACCTCCATCAGCTTTTACGGACCCGCCAATGCCGGTGCCAATGGTCAGCTTGTGCGGACATTGCCATTTGTAAATCCCAATAAGGCGGGAAGTATCAACCTGGGGCTTTCGGGCAACAATGGCCTGAAAGGAAATGAAATAAATGACTTCCTGGCGGGTACTTATTATTTCACGGTCAATACCAAAAGATATGGAACAGGTATTATAAGAGGGCAGCTTTCTGTACAGAAGCAGTAA
- a CDS encoding helix-turn-helix transcriptional regulator has translation MSPEEQVNGAVSYVQRHMGEDFTARQVADHSCLSYSRFLHVFAQHRQESFWQYVKRHRLEQAASLVRFSGYNAGEIGERCGYATRSSFSKAFYGHFNCTTRAFQSASFLPHEHQTMSVVHSLSEAASVEPVDLSAAEWIRLPDLMLYYFIPPRLSADEPAFMKSFGSWHARLQPWAIQGGSQFLRMVTGTLDSVPATPYLMLNTYFGVVVPRYDDFLNTLLNNSGSFLSRPLCGGKYLRLPLQHSCRSASPVCYEFVKQNCLSGNFKLRENQFFIALTGESECELYIPVTV, from the coding sequence ATGAGCCCGGAAGAACAAGTCAACGGTGCTGTCAGTTATGTACAGCGTCATATGGGTGAAGATTTTACTGCCCGGCAGGTGGCAGATCATTCCTGTTTATCTTATTCCCGTTTCCTGCATGTATTTGCGCAGCACAGGCAAGAATCATTCTGGCAATATGTGAAGCGTCACCGGCTGGAGCAGGCTGCCAGCCTGGTACGGTTTAGTGGTTATAACGCCGGAGAAATTGGCGAACGGTGTGGTTATGCTACGAGATCATCGTTTTCCAAGGCTTTTTATGGTCATTTCAATTGTACTACACGTGCCTTCCAGTCTGCCTCGTTTCTTCCTCACGAACACCAGACCATGTCGGTAGTGCATTCTCTTTCAGAAGCGGCCAGCGTGGAACCGGTAGATCTATCGGCAGCAGAGTGGATACGGCTACCCGACCTAATGCTTTATTATTTTATACCTCCCCGGCTGTCAGCCGATGAACCTGCATTTATGAAATCGTTCGGCAGCTGGCACGCGCGATTGCAGCCCTGGGCCATACAAGGCGGTAGTCAATTTTTGCGTATGGTAACAGGAACCCTGGATTCGGTACCAGCGACTCCCTATCTTATGTTAAATACCTATTTTGGTGTTGTAGTTCCCCGTTATGATGACTTTTTGAATACCCTGCTCAACAACTCCGGCAGTTTTCTGTCTCGTCCACTATGTGGTGGTAAATACCTGCGGCTGCCGCTACAGCATTCCTGCCGGAGTGCGTCACCGGTTTGTTATGAATTTGTAAAACAGAACTGTTTGAGCGGTAATTTCAAATTAAGAGAAAACCAATTTTTTATTGCCTTAACGGGTGAAAGTGAATGTGAGTTGTATATACCGGTGACCGTTTAA
- a CDS encoding SusC/RagA family TonB-linked outer membrane protein: MKLQFFILLLFSLGGAGLLQAQDRSLRGRVLDEKERPIAGATIVETGNEGNATMTDTSGRFTLRFRGNNNEITVTNVGYLSQTLRFTSGVALIRLAEDTKGLEDVIVVGFGRQKRITSTGAVSTIKGADIKSVPTANIQNTLAGRLPGFFSQQRSGQPGADAADFFIRGANSLNGDSRPLIIVDDIEYDYTQLSQLNASEIESLSILKDAATTSIYGLKGANGVLVITTTRGRIGKPRINFTAEAGINKVIRRPTFLDAYTTALLRNEATINDAYGQSQVPVLPFTADDLQKFKDGSDPYGHPNVNWVDEMLNKSSTQGRMNVDVSGGNSLVKYFASVGYYTQNGILKEFKPVGDYVNTNYFYRRYNYRSNLDITPTKTLKIRFDINGRFETVNNPGGVQESAGLFYELSAFRYLAPYAMPLINPNGSYSYATHAGAVTTVGAINPIYRLANGGYKRNFNNNYNIVTGAEQKLDFITSGLSAKVNISYAGNNNENRNLTRSGLPSYRYNPANDSYSIRNSGEYRTPTYGVSVSSGAFNSTTIVQASLNYDRTFQGHHFTGLLLLNQRNYVNGGAIPVNYRGTTVRLDYDYKRKYLVGVTVARNGNDLFQENKRFGIFPAISWGYNLSEEPFFRKTFPIFDLFKIRGSYGLVGSDASYPQAVTSVIQYATTGSNYYGNTTVEGALVNPDVTWEKERKTDLGLEITMLDGRLTMTGSYFYNYRYDQLIDQGDVPLLIGQTVPKRNIGKTQNKGFDGIITYRSNAGKVNYSVSFNASYATNKVLYVSEAPDYPYQAQTGRALNMTLGYRSLGFYQPGDFDENGKVLKGVAAPLWSVIQPGDLKYADMNGDGIITDADKTYLSKPNMPTTNLGAEFTVGYKGFTVRALLQSALGYAVQVTAEGAGDAFNGNLRPWNLERWTPATAATATYPRIGLNTNINNISYQTISDFWFVDASYVRLKSLEVAYQIPSSWLQRSRAIQNARVYLTGYNLLNIQNMGKFQQDAEIANGTGGAYPNTANFNLGVQLGF; this comes from the coding sequence ATGAAACTGCAATTCTTCATATTACTATTGTTCTCTTTAGGGGGAGCAGGTTTATTACAAGCGCAGGACCGTTCGTTACGGGGCCGGGTGTTAGACGAGAAAGAGCGTCCTATTGCCGGAGCTACGATAGTAGAAACCGGTAATGAAGGTAATGCCACCATGACCGATACCAGCGGCAGGTTTACGCTTCGCTTCCGTGGCAACAATAACGAGATTACGGTAACCAACGTAGGATATTTATCACAAACATTGCGCTTTACCAGCGGCGTAGCGCTGATACGCCTGGCAGAAGATACCAAAGGGCTTGAAGACGTAATCGTAGTAGGCTTTGGCCGCCAGAAGCGTATTACCAGCACAGGCGCCGTAAGTACCATTAAGGGTGCAGATATTAAATCGGTACCCACGGCCAACATACAAAATACGCTGGCAGGCCGTTTGCCGGGTTTCTTTTCCCAGCAACGCAGCGGTCAACCCGGCGCTGATGCCGCCGATTTCTTTATCAGGGGCGCCAACTCCCTGAATGGCGATAGCCGTCCGCTGATCATTGTAGATGATATTGAATACGACTATACCCAATTATCGCAACTGAATGCCAGTGAAATAGAAAGCTTGTCTATTTTAAAGGATGCCGCCACTACTTCTATCTACGGATTAAAGGGTGCCAATGGGGTACTGGTAATTACCACTACAAGAGGCCGTATCGGCAAACCACGTATCAATTTTACGGCTGAGGCAGGCATCAACAAGGTAATACGCCGTCCTACCTTCCTGGATGCATATACTACCGCACTGCTGCGCAACGAGGCTACCATCAACGACGCCTATGGACAATCGCAGGTACCTGTGTTACCTTTTACTGCCGACGACCTGCAAAAGTTCAAAGATGGCTCAGATCCTTATGGCCACCCCAATGTGAACTGGGTAGATGAAATGCTGAACAAATCATCGACGCAAGGCCGCATGAATGTTGATGTAAGTGGTGGCAACTCATTGGTGAAATACTTTGCCTCTGTAGGTTATTATACGCAAAACGGCATATTGAAAGAGTTTAAGCCGGTAGGCGATTACGTGAACACCAATTATTTCTACAGGCGTTATAATTACCGCTCCAACCTGGACATTACGCCAACCAAAACCTTAAAGATCAGGTTTGACATCAACGGGCGTTTTGAAACAGTCAATAACCCGGGCGGTGTACAGGAAAGCGCCGGTTTATTTTATGAACTCAGTGCGTTCAGGTACCTGGCGCCTTATGCCATGCCGCTGATCAATCCTAACGGTAGCTATAGTTATGCTACACATGCAGGCGCTGTTACCACCGTGGGCGCGATCAATCCCATTTACCGGTTAGCCAATGGCGGTTACAAAAGGAACTTCAACAACAACTATAACATTGTGACGGGCGCCGAGCAAAAACTGGATTTCATTACGTCCGGCTTATCGGCCAAGGTGAATATTTCTTATGCCGGCAACAACAATGAAAACCGCAATCTTACCAGATCAGGGTTACCCTCTTATCGTTATAATCCTGCCAATGACAGTTATTCCATCCGTAATTCGGGTGAGTACCGTACGCCTACCTATGGGGTAAGTGTATCGAGCGGTGCCTTCAATTCCACTACCATTGTACAGGCTTCTCTCAACTATGACAGAACCTTCCAGGGACATCATTTTACCGGCCTGTTGTTGCTGAACCAGCGTAACTATGTTAACGGAGGCGCTATTCCAGTCAACTACCGTGGCACCACCGTAAGGCTGGACTATGATTATAAACGCAAGTACCTGGTGGGCGTTACCGTAGCCCGCAATGGCAATGACCTGTTCCAGGAGAACAAACGCTTCGGCATCTTCCCTGCCATTTCATGGGGATATAACCTTTCCGAAGAACCTTTCTTCCGTAAAACATTCCCCATCTTCGACCTGTTCAAGATCAGGGGATCTTATGGTTTAGTAGGTTCCGATGCCAGCTATCCACAGGCCGTTACTTCCGTGATACAGTATGCTACCACAGGCTCTAATTATTACGGTAATACCACTGTAGAAGGTGCGCTGGTGAACCCGGATGTAACCTGGGAGAAAGAAAGAAAAACGGACCTCGGACTTGAAATCACGATGCTGGATGGCAGGCTGACGATGACAGGCAGCTACTTTTACAATTATCGTTACGACCAGTTGATTGACCAGGGAGATGTTCCCCTGCTGATAGGACAAACGGTTCCGAAAAGAAATATCGGCAAAACGCAGAACAAAGGCTTTGACGGGATCATTACTTACAGAAGCAACGCGGGGAAGGTGAATTACTCGGTTAGCTTCAATGCCTCCTATGCCACCAATAAGGTCCTCTATGTAAGTGAGGCGCCGGATTATCCTTACCAGGCCCAAACCGGAAGGGCTTTAAATATGACATTGGGCTATCGCAGTTTAGGTTTTTACCAGCCGGGAGATTTCGATGAAAACGGCAAAGTGCTGAAAGGCGTAGCGGCTCCTTTATGGAGTGTGATACAACCTGGCGATCTCAAGTATGCCGATATGAACGGGGATGGCATTATCACCGATGCCGATAAGACTTACCTGTCGAAACCCAATATGCCTACCACCAACCTGGGTGCAGAGTTTACGGTAGGCTATAAAGGATTTACGGTACGTGCGTTACTGCAAAGTGCGCTGGGTTATGCTGTACAGGTAACTGCAGAAGGTGCAGGCGATGCATTTAACGGCAACCTGCGCCCCTGGAACCTGGAGCGCTGGACACCGGCAACGGCAGCCACTGCCACTTATCCGAGGATAGGCCTTAATACCAACATCAATAATATTTCTTACCAGACCATTTCCGATTTCTGGTTTGTGGATGCGAGTTATGTACGTCTTAAATCTTTGGAAGTAGCCTACCAGATCCCTTCGTCATGGTTACAAAGGTCCAGGGCGATACAAAATGCACGGGTTTACCTTACCGGGTATAACCTGCTTAACATCCAGAACATGGGCAAATTCCAACAGGATGCAGAGATCGCGAATGGAACGGGCGGTGCCTATCCCAATACGGCGAATTTCAACCTGGGCGTACAACTAGGCTTCTAA